The Diadema setosum chromosome 1, eeDiaSeto1, whole genome shotgun sequence genome has a window encoding:
- the LOC140236402 gene encoding uncharacterized protein, whose product MGIQGLLPFLKEASEPIHIRKYSGYTVAVDTYCWIHRGAVACASQLAKGEPADHYVRYCLKYVNMLKSLNIRPVMVFDGKNLPAKAAVEESRRERRENYSKKGRQFLREGKASEARDCFVKCINVTPEMALDVMKAVRSLDVDCIVAPYEADAQLAYLEKNGFVQAVITEDSDLIAFGCKKVIVKLDLAGNCLEVDSSRLNRAMKAGSKFTPDKFRYMCILAGCDYLSSLPGIGIGKARKLFQLTDNPDISQVVRRMATTLKMKFTVPPEYLKGFLEANNTFLYQLAFDPKLKRLQPLTPYTPEVGPSTLTYAGKYNADREAYQMALGNLNFNTLERMWDFKPPIDKPYDKKKIPRHMLSIWHQDYQPGPGLAREDQVQTVDRESTRGKEVTVDTSRQKVVHRKRQIEDVEESAPPSDAQLSDMYANHQQSNHTQRMASSVVVPETPDKDAAKPAKRNRFASKILSKKRANILKSGEVVTSRFFNSQKPVPSEPKKAPRVKMEGYDSEDDKENQDDQLNNSGLLEGIADIEMEQERLTKEEEDDDDDAESVVGDENVSLRGVHRQTHVSKSLDALQRFQRSASNPILKASSDVPRLRPRGIDATLSKVPSDPVLKLDSQESQASVTDMDCSQEDLGRSWSQSSLDSSASSQRQGTPRPRGAFSWSRKKELQGKLGGGEAMKQSSLSSFLFRPGNQARRMPRSSSSVSQSSGVESLRKGDSFEMPSSQDSADAAFLPQSLPMGSMDMMDLEDNCSVDSVELQSSASVSQGPSVQSAVQAATVCEPPLPCLVLPSSPGRDEPVVKGGITCKRKNDCSNGIRRTGLSGKKRSLSNLSQEGSQSSETSSPDTDAISLSQSSSPSPPLPSPLASLKDSPPSQGNSSKYFGAKRRRKQAEDSEGSENTPPGRMRVSASPTSERQRNMTLLAPRNSNDQAEKTRSIPKSSIPASKKPSALLGQCKVAGLSKRRRPSDKSASGTPKGQTSLLAFMTRSKPKAEMSLEMGKSPTSPEETAGLCDLTPELEGSLLSRQAAVTTKRNIFT is encoded by the exons ATGGGAATTCAAGGACTCCTCCCCTTTCTCAAAGAGGCTTCAGAACCTATCCACATCAGAAAGTACAGCGGCTACACTGTCGCCGTGGATACGTACTGCTGGATCCACCGTGGGGCTGTGGCCTGCGCTTCCCAGCTGGCAAAAGGAGAGCCTGCCGATCA CTATGTGCGGTACTGTCTGAAGTATGTCAACATGCTCAAGTCCCTGAACATCAGGCCAGTGATGGTGTTTGACGGAAAGAATCTGCCCGCCAAGGCTGCAGTGGAAGAGAGTAGACGAGA GCGGAGGGAAAACTACAGCAAGAAAGGTCGTCAGTTCCTGCGTGAAGGGAAGGCCAGCGAAGCTCGTGACTGCTTTGTGAAGTGTATCAATGTCACTCCTGAGATGGCCCTGGATGTCATGAAA GCTGTGCGATCTCTAGACGTGGATTGTATAGTGGCACCATACGAGGCAGACGCCCAACTGGCTTATCTGGAGAAGAATGGATTCGTCCAAGCCGTCATCACTGAAGATTCTGACCTCATTGCATTTGGCTGCAAGaag GTCATTGTCAAGCTGGACCTGGCCGGTAACTGCCTTGAGGTGGACTCCTCGCGCCTCAACCGCGCCATGAAGGCCGGCAGCAAGTTCACGCCAGACAAGTTCCGCTACATGTGCATCCTGGCCGGGTGCGACTACCTCTCCTCTCTGCCGGGCATTGGCATCGGCAAGGCGCGCAAGCTCTTCCAGCTGACTGACAATCCAGATATCTCACAG GTCGTCAGGCGGATGGCCACAACGCTGAAGATGAAGTTCACTGTGCCACCAGAGTATCTCAAGGGGTTCTTGGAAGCCAACAACACATTCCTCTACCAGCTGGCATTTGACCCCAAGCTGAAAAGGTTACAACCTCTGACCCCATACACTCCTGAAGTGGGCCCCTCTACATTGACGTATGCTGGAAA ATATAATGCAGACCGTGAAGCGTACCAAATGGCTCTGGGAAACCTCAACTTCAACACATTGGAGAGAATGTGGGACTTCAAGCCACCGATTGACAAG CCCTATGACAAGAAGAAAATACCCAGACACATGCTGAGTATATGGCACCAGGACTACCAGCCAGGTCCTGGACTAGCACGCGAGGACCAAGTCCAGACGGTAGACCGCGAGAGTACCAGAGGGAAGGAAGTCACTGTTGATACCAGCCGACAGAAGGTCGTCCACAGGAAGAGGCAGATAGAAG ATGTCGAGGAGTCGGCCCCGCCCTCCGATGCACAGCTGTCTGATATGTATGCCAACCACCAGCAGTCCAACCACACCCAGCGGATGGCATCCAGTGTAGTTGTCCCGGAAACCCCTGACAAGGATGCGGCCAAGCCAGCCAAGAGGAACAGATTTGCATCCAAGATCCTGTCCAAGAAGAGAGCAAACATCTTAAAGAGTGGCGAAGTGGTCACAAGCAG GTTTTTTAACTCGCAAAAGCCTGTTCCTTCTGAGCCAAAGAAAGCACCAAGGGTCAAGATGGAAGGATATGACAGTGAAGATGACAAAGAAAATCAAGACGATCAACTGAACAACTCCGGTCTCTTGGAAGGGATTGCAGACATTGAGATGGAGCAGGAGAGGCTCaccaaggaggaggaggatgacgatgacgatgcaGAATCTGTTGTTGGAGATGAGAATGTGTCTCTTAGAGGAGTGCATAGGCAGACACATGTGTCCAAGAGCTTGGATGCACTCCAACGATTCCAGAGATCAGCATCTAATCCCATCCTCAAAGCCAGCTCCGATGTGCCACGCCTTCGTCCTCGTGGCATAGATGCAACCTTGTCCAAGGTTCCCTCTGACCCAGTCCTGAAACTGGACTCACAAGAGAGTCAAGCAAGTGTCACTGACATGGACTGCTCTCAGGAGGACTTGGGCAGATCCTGGAGCCAATCCTCACTGGACTCTTCTGCCAGCAGCCAGAGGCAGGGTACCCCTCGACCAAGGGGCGCCTTCTCCTGGAGCCGCAAGAAGGAGCTTCAGGGGAAGCTGGGGGGTGGTGAGGCGATGAAACAGAGCTCCCTCAGCAGCTTCCTCTTCAGACCGGGCAACCAAGCCAGGAGGATGCCGAGGAGCTCCTCAAGTGTGAGTCAGTCTTCGGGTGTGGAGTCTCTGAGGAAAGGAGACTCCTTTGAGATGCCCAGTTCTCAGGATTCCGCCGATGCAGCATTCTTGCCACAGTCTTTGCCAATGGGCAGTATGGATATGATGGATCTAGAAGATAACTGCTCTGTGGATTCAGTG GAGCTTCAGAGCAGTGCCAGTGTGAGTCAAGGTCCCTCTGTCCAGTCAGCCGTCCAGGCGGCGACCGTTTGTGAACCTCCGCTCCCTTGCCTGGTCTTGCCGTCATCACCTGGCAGGGATGAACCGGTGGTTAAGGGAGGCATCACTTGTAAGCGTAAGAATGACTGCAGCAATGGCATTAGAAGAACAGGCCTTTCAGGGAAGAAGAGA TCCTTATCAAACTTGTCTCAGGAGGGATCCCAAAGTAGCGAGACCTCCAGCCCAGACACTGATGCCATCAGTCTCAGCCAGTCATCCTCCCCATCACCACCGCTGCCATCACCTCTCGCATCTTTGAAAGACTCTCCTCCGAGTCAGGGTAATTCCTCCAAGTACTTTGGAGCAAAGAGAAGGAGGAAGCAGGCGGAAGACAGCGAAGGGAGCGAGAACACTCCCCCAGGCAGGATGCGAGTCTCAGCTTCCCCCACATCGGAGCGACAGAGAAACATGACGTTACTGGCTCCCCGGAATTCAAAT GACCAAGCGGAGAAAACCAGAAGCATTCCCAAATCAAGCATCCCTGCATCAAAAA AACCGTCGGCTCTACTAGGGCAGTGTAAAGTAGCTGGACTCTCGAAGAGGCGACGCCCGAGCGACAAATCTGCCAGCGGTACACCCAAGGGGCAGACTTCCCTTCTCGCCTTCATGACCAGATCCAAACCAAA AGCGGAGATGTCACTGGAAATGGGGAAATCCCCCACTTCCCCGGAGGAGACAGCTGGCCTCTGTGACCTTACTCCAGAACTGGAGGGTAGTCTTCTATCAAGGCAGGCTGCTGTCACGACCAAGAGAAACATATTCACCTGA
- the LOC140231004 gene encoding serine/threonine-protein phosphatase CPPED1-like: MAGFKIKAKNRQYEGLGDNEKEWTGPFCFIQGADPQYGMIDDMAEKSPIGWATEIELTRKAVAAINTMEPKPKFFVLCGDLVHAMPEETGREKQEVDFREEFSKVDPSIPLVCVCGNHDIGNTPTRASIQHFNERFGDDYFGFWAGGIRFLVLNSQLYEDASQVEDLKKAQDAWLDAELEDAKSSGCKQLVLFQHIPWFLKTADEENDYFNIDKDIRIPMLDKFIAAGVNAIFCGHYHRNAGGVYKGMEEVVTSAMGCPLGEQPSGLRVVKVHETTISHQYYAMDDIPTKVDL, translated from the exons ATGGCTGGGTTCAAGATTAAAGCAAAAAACCGGCAGTATGAGGGATTAGGAG ATAATGAGAAGGAATGGACAGGACCATTCTGCTTCATCCAGGGGGCAGACCCTCAGTACGGTATGATAGACGACATGGCCGAGAAGAGCCCCATCGGCTGGGCGACGGAGATCGAGCTCACCAGAAAAGCTGTGGCAGCCATCAATACCATGGAGCCAAAACCCAAATTCTTTGTCTTGTGTGGAGACTTGGTACATGCCATGCCTG AGGAGACAGGCCGAGAAAAGCAGGAGGTGGATTTCAGGGAGGAATTTTCCAAAGTGGACCCCAGTATTCCCCTAGTCTGTGTGTGTGGCAACCATGATATAGGGAACACTCCAACCCGTGCATCAATTCAACACTTCAATGAAAG GTTTGGGGATGACTATTTTGGATTCTGGGCTGGTGGTATCCGATTTCTGGTGTTGAATTCCCAGCTGTATGAAGATGCGAGCCAAGTGGAGGATCTCAAGAAAGCGCAAGATGCATGGCTGGATGCGGAATTGGAAG ATGCTAAGTCCTCAGGCTGCAAGCAACTAGTCTTGTTTCAGCACATACCCTGGTTTTTAAAGACTGCCGATGAGGAGAATGATTACTTCAACATTGATAAAGACATCAGGATACCCATGCTGGATAAGTTTATTGCTGCGG GTGTGAATGCAATTTTCTGTGGTCACTATCACCGGAATGCGGGCGGGGTCTACAAAGGCATGGAGGAGGTTGTTACCTCAGCTATGGGCTGTCCACTCGGTGAGCAACCATCAGGTCTACGAGTGGTCAAGGTTCACGAGACCACCATCTCGCATCAGTACTATGCCATGGACGACATTCCTACCAAAGTTGACCTTTAG